In one Sphingomonas sp. AP4-R1 genomic region, the following are encoded:
- a CDS encoding MerR family DNA-binding transcriptional regulator: MTTLDSTDLRGIQQMAEELGITQRTIRFYEDKGLIEPQRAGTTRVYTRREFARMQLILRGKSLGFSLRDIGDFLDLYDHDPAHIEQTHLLATRVSDRIAELEVQQSAIVQTLAELRLIERQALDRIRQVEG; encoded by the coding sequence ATGACGACGCTCGACTCCACCGATCTGCGCGGTATCCAGCAGATGGCGGAGGAACTGGGCATCACCCAGCGCACGATCCGCTTCTACGAGGATAAGGGCCTGATCGAGCCGCAGCGCGCGGGCACGACGCGCGTCTATACGCGGCGCGAATTCGCGCGGATGCAGCTGATCCTGCGCGGCAAGAGCCTGGGCTTCTCGCTGCGCGACATCGGCGACTTTCTCGACCTCTACGATCACGATCCCGCGCATATCGAGCAGACGCATTTGCTGGCCACGCGCGTCTCCGACCGGATCGCGGAGCTGGAGGTGCAGCAGAGCGCGATCGTGCAGACGCTCGCCGAACTGCGCCTGATCGAGCGACAGGCGCTGGACCGGATCCGGCAGGTCGAGGGATAG
- a CDS encoding long-chain fatty acid--CoA ligase, translating into MVGPVGGAAGEAQLLRPRLLTDLLDATVARHPDWTAIDFLGRTWTYGEIGALVERAARGLQDQGLRPGDRFGLCLPNSPYFVILYFAVLRIGGIVVNFNPLYVERELEHQIRDSGTRMMAVPDLAAIHGKVLNVADATQLDRIIVCPMTGILPMAMGLGFRFLKRKDHARVPHDARHVLWSALIASHRPHDPVERHPDDIAVLQYTGGTTGVPKGAMLTHANLAANSAQMAIHVGDHPDVQERTLGVLPMFHVFALTTVLNYSVDTGAEMILLPRFDLKQMLQTIARTHPTQFFGVPTIYVAINAAPEADLAGFKSIRCCISGGAPLPLDVREQFERRTGVMVVEGYGLSEASPILACNPLDGPIKDNSTGPAFASTVLEIRDLDDPHRVLGLGEKGEVCARGPQVMKGYWQNPDATDAVFVDGALRTGDVGYVDEEGYLFLVDRIKDVILCGGYNVYPRVIEDAIYQHPAVKEAIAIGVPDRYRGQAPKLFLVFRDEMSATNEELCDFLRQRINKIEMPREIEIRTSLPKTLIGKLSRKELVAEEAAKTASA; encoded by the coding sequence ATGGTCGGCCCGGTCGGCGGTGCAGCCGGAGAGGCTCAGCTTCTCCGGCCCCGGCTGCTCACCGATCTGCTGGATGCCACGGTCGCGCGGCATCCGGACTGGACGGCGATCGACTTCCTGGGTCGCACATGGACCTATGGCGAGATCGGCGCGCTCGTGGAGCGCGCCGCACGCGGCCTGCAGGATCAGGGGCTGAGGCCGGGCGACCGCTTCGGCCTCTGCCTGCCCAACTCGCCTTATTTCGTGATCCTCTATTTCGCGGTGCTGCGGATCGGCGGCATCGTGGTGAACTTCAACCCGCTCTATGTGGAGCGCGAGCTGGAGCATCAGATCCGCGACAGCGGCACGCGGATGATGGCCGTGCCCGATCTCGCCGCGATCCACGGCAAGGTGCTGAACGTCGCCGACGCCACTCAGCTCGACCGCATCATCGTCTGCCCGATGACGGGCATCCTGCCGATGGCGATGGGGCTTGGCTTCCGCTTCCTGAAACGCAAGGATCATGCGCGCGTGCCGCATGACGCGCGCCATGTTCTGTGGTCGGCGCTGATCGCGTCGCACCGGCCGCATGATCCGGTCGAGCGCCATCCGGACGATATCGCCGTCCTCCAATATACGGGCGGCACCACCGGCGTGCCCAAGGGCGCGATGCTGACCCACGCCAATCTCGCCGCGAACAGCGCGCAGATGGCGATCCACGTCGGCGACCATCCCGACGTGCAGGAGCGCACGCTCGGCGTGCTGCCCATGTTCCACGTCTTCGCGCTGACGACCGTGCTCAATTATTCGGTGGATACGGGCGCGGAGATGATCCTGCTGCCCCGCTTCGATCTGAAGCAGATGCTGCAGACGATCGCGCGCACGCATCCCACCCAGTTTTTCGGCGTGCCGACCATCTATGTCGCGATCAACGCCGCGCCCGAGGCCGATCTCGCCGGCTTCAAGTCGATCCGCTGCTGCATCTCGGGCGGGGCGCCGCTGCCGCTGGACGTGCGCGAACAGTTTGAGCGGCGCACCGGCGTGATGGTGGTGGAAGGCTATGGCCTGTCCGAGGCCTCACCCATCCTCGCCTGCAATCCGCTCGACGGGCCGATCAAGGACAACAGCACCGGCCCGGCCTTCGCCTCCACCGTGCTGGAAATCCGCGATCTGGACGATCCGCACCGCGTGCTGGGCCTGGGCGAAAAGGGCGAGGTCTGCGCGCGCGGGCCGCAGGTGATGAAAGGCTATTGGCAGAATCCGGACGCGACCGACGCCGTCTTCGTCGATGGCGCGCTGCGCACCGGCGATGTCGGCTATGTCGACGAGGAGGGCTATCTGTTCCTCGTCGATCGCATCAAGGACGTGATCCTGTGCGGCGGCTACAACGTCTATCCGCGCGTGATCGAGGATGCGATCTACCAGCATCCCGCCGTGAAGGAGGCGATCGCGATCGGCGTGCCGGATCGCTATCGCGGGCAGGCGCCGAAGCTCTTCCTCGTCTTCCGCGACGAGATGTCCGCCACGAATGAGGAGTTGTGCGATTTCCTCCGGCAGCGCATCAACAAGATCGAGATGCCGAGAGAGATCGAGATCCGCACGAGTCTTCCCAAAACGCTCATCGGGAAATTGTCCCGCAAGGAGCTGGTCGCGGAAGAGGCGGCCAAGACCGCGTCCGCATGA
- a CDS encoding OmpP1/FadL family transporter → MKTIVFRGAMLAVAPTALMAASAAHAGAFYLQEQSVRAAGRAFSGEVADTGAASLWWNPAAIGGMTGGDSSFGISAILPKGKVTNTNTLIRRPTNAAPVAVGGDQVSKDPINNGYLPSGSIAYGITPKIALGLAISSPYSFTTNYDSTSWVRYTADKTMLRTFDIQPSIAFAPTENISLGVALNAEHSKASLSNFLPNLSALQPDGHQTLKGNGWDFGWTAGAQFRSGPITIGGSYKSSVKHVLNGDVITAGLLGPLAAQNGTISTTATFRTPWQATFGARFKATDKLTLNGQIVRFGWNKFDAIRLGAPINAALPENYKNTWSFAGGLDYAVNEKWTLRSGIQYDQTPTRDGNRDARVPDGNRWNFAAGTSYNLTPGFTIDAAANYLTVKNASIDRTTAAYAGTAVQTPILVNGELRKASVLVFALGGRLRF, encoded by the coding sequence ATGAAGACCATCGTGTTTCGGGGAGCGATGCTGGCAGTCGCACCGACGGCCTTGATGGCGGCCAGCGCCGCGCATGCGGGCGCCTTCTACCTGCAGGAACAATCGGTGCGCGCCGCGGGCCGCGCCTTTTCCGGCGAAGTCGCCGATACCGGCGCGGCCTCGCTCTGGTGGAATCCGGCCGCGATCGGCGGGATGACCGGCGGCGACAGTTCCTTCGGCATCAGCGCGATCCTGCCCAAGGGCAAGGTGACCAACACCAACACGCTGATCCGGCGTCCGACCAATGCGGCGCCCGTCGCGGTGGGCGGCGATCAGGTCTCGAAGGATCCGATCAACAACGGCTATCTGCCCTCGGGCTCGATCGCCTACGGCATCACGCCGAAGATCGCACTCGGCCTGGCCATCTCCTCGCCCTACAGCTTCACCACCAATTACGATTCCACGAGCTGGGTGCGCTACACGGCGGACAAGACCATGCTCCGCACCTTCGACATCCAGCCCTCGATCGCGTTCGCGCCGACCGAGAATATCAGCCTGGGCGTCGCGCTGAATGCCGAGCATTCGAAGGCGAGCCTCTCCAACTTCCTGCCCAACCTCTCCGCGCTGCAGCCGGACGGGCACCAGACGCTGAAGGGCAATGGCTGGGACTTCGGCTGGACCGCCGGCGCGCAATTCCGCTCCGGCCCGATCACGATCGGCGGCAGCTACAAGTCCAGCGTGAAGCATGTGCTGAACGGCGACGTGATCACCGCCGGCCTGCTCGGCCCGCTCGCCGCGCAGAACGGCACGATCAGCACCACGGCGACGTTCCGCACGCCCTGGCAGGCCACCTTCGGCGCGCGCTTCAAGGCGACCGACAAGCTGACGCTGAACGGCCAGATCGTGCGCTTCGGCTGGAACAAGTTCGACGCGATCCGCCTCGGCGCGCCGATCAACGCCGCGCTGCCGGAGAATTACAAGAATACGTGGAGCTTCGCGGGCGGCCTCGATTATGCCGTCAACGAGAAATGGACCCTCCGCAGCGGCATCCAATATGATCAGACGCCGACGCGCGACGGCAATCGCGACGCGCGCGTGCCCGACGGCAATCGCTGGAACTTCGCGGCGGGCACCAGCTATAATCTGACGCCCGGCTTCACGATCGACGCCGCCGCCAATTATCTGACGGTGAAGAATGCCAGCATCGACCGCACCACCGCAGCTTATGCCGGCACCGCCGTGCAGACGCCGATCCTGGTGAATGGCGAGCTGCGCAAGGCGAGCGTGCTCGTCTTCGCGCTCGGTGGTCGGCTGCGCTTCTGA
- a CDS encoding DUF2147 domain-containing protein, with protein sequence MIILMAAAALAGGGADSVLGKWHAESKNAVIEITRCGSSICGKLTGSDGLRANPGMLDTKNKDPKQRARHVMGLEMIGGPFTWSDGSWTGGTVYNPEDGGTYKATLTLPDNDHLRLKGCIVWPLCKTQTWTRIR encoded by the coding sequence ATGATCATCCTGATGGCTGCGGCCGCCTTGGCCGGTGGAGGCGCCGACTCGGTGCTCGGCAAGTGGCACGCCGAGAGCAAGAATGCCGTTATCGAGATCACGCGCTGCGGCAGCTCGATCTGCGGCAAGCTCACCGGATCGGACGGGCTTCGCGCCAACCCCGGCATGCTGGACACCAAGAACAAGGATCCCAAGCAGCGCGCGCGCCACGTGATGGGCCTTGAGATGATCGGCGGCCCCTTCACCTGGAGCGACGGCAGCTGGACCGGCGGCACCGTCTACAATCCCGAGGATGGCGGCACCTACAAGGCCACCCTCACCCTTCCCGACAACGATCATCTGCGACTGAAGGGCTGCATCGTCTGGCCGCTCTGCAAGACGCAGACGTGGACGCGTATTCGCTAA
- a CDS encoding thiolase family protein, which yields MRDVVIAGYARSPFHLAGKGALARVRPDDLAAQVVRGLIAKTGVDASDIEDIIVGCAFPEGEQGLNVARLIGLLADLPLSVAGMTVNRFCGSSMSAVHIAMGQIQIGAGEVFVAAGVESMSRVPMSGFNPLPNPALAAKSPAYIGMGDTAENVATKYQITRGEQEAFAVSSQQKAAAAREAGKLKDEIVPITTKAGEVDTDGTLRPDTTAEGLAGLKPAFDQQGSVTAGTSSPLTDGASAVLVCSEDYARAHNLPIMARIKAVAVAGCAPEIMGIGPVEASRKALSRAGIEGGQLDVIELNEAFASQALACVKDLGLDPAKVNIDGGAIAIGHPLGATGARIVGKAASLLKREGGKYALATQCIGGGQGIATLLEAAE from the coding sequence ATGCGTGACGTTGTTATCGCGGGCTATGCCCGTTCTCCCTTCCATCTGGCGGGCAAGGGCGCGCTGGCGCGGGTCCGCCCCGATGATCTGGCGGCGCAGGTGGTGCGCGGCCTGATCGCCAAGACCGGCGTCGACGCCTCCGATATCGAGGACATCATCGTCGGCTGCGCCTTCCCGGAAGGAGAGCAGGGACTCAACGTCGCACGGCTGATCGGGTTGCTTGCGGACCTTCCGCTTTCGGTCGCGGGCATGACGGTGAACCGCTTCTGCGGCTCTTCGATGAGTGCGGTCCACATCGCGATGGGCCAGATCCAGATCGGCGCGGGCGAGGTGTTCGTCGCCGCCGGTGTCGAATCGATGAGCCGCGTGCCGATGTCGGGCTTCAATCCGCTGCCCAATCCCGCGCTCGCCGCGAAGAGCCCGGCCTATATCGGCATGGGCGACACGGCCGAGAATGTGGCGACCAAGTATCAGATCACGCGTGGCGAGCAGGAGGCGTTCGCCGTCTCCAGCCAGCAGAAGGCCGCCGCCGCGCGCGAGGCGGGCAAGCTGAAGGACGAGATCGTCCCGATCACGACCAAGGCGGGCGAGGTGGATACGGACGGCACGCTCCGCCCCGACACCACCGCCGAGGGTCTGGCGGGCCTGAAGCCCGCTTTCGACCAGCAGGGTTCGGTGACGGCGGGCACCTCCTCTCCGCTGACGGACGGCGCGAGTGCGGTTCTCGTCTGCTCGGAGGACTATGCCCGCGCGCACAATCTGCCGATCATGGCGCGGATCAAGGCGGTCGCGGTGGCGGGCTGCGCGCCGGAGATCATGGGCATCGGCCCGGTGGAGGCGAGCCGCAAGGCGCTGTCCCGCGCCGGGATCGAGGGCGGCCAGCTCGACGTGATCGAACTGAACGAGGCGTTCGCCAGCCAGGCGCTGGCCTGCGTCAAGGATCTGGGGCTCGACCCCGCCAAGGTGAATATCGATGGCGGCGCGATCGCGATCGGCCATCCGCTGGGCGCCACCGGCGCGCGCATCGTCGGCAAGGCGGCGTCGCTGTTGAAGCGCGAGGGCGGCAAATATGCGCTCGCCACCCAGTGCATCGGCGGCGGCCAGGGCATCGCAACCCTGCTGGAGGCAGCGGAATGA
- a CDS encoding 3-hydroxyacyl-CoA dehydrogenase/enoyl-CoA hydratase family protein: protein MSEVAPIKKVCVIGAGVMGAGIAAQVANAGVPVLLLDIVRDPNDRDAVAKGAVAKMLKTDPAPFMSNAAAKLVETGNIEDHLGRITECDWVVEAIIERLDLKQDLYARIEAVRRPGTAVSSNTSTIPLDKLTEGRSAEFTRDFLITHFFNPPRYMRLIEIVTGPKSDPALVGKVEAFVDRAMGKTIVRAKDTPGFIANRIGTFWIQSGLNAAFDLGVTVEEADAIAGKPMGVPKTGIFGLVDLVGIDLMPNLQKSLTSTLAKDDPYQAIAKTSPLIETMIADGYTGRKGKGGFYRLNRDGGGKRKETIDLATGAYRETAKASAPRADLGTLVATNAYAWAVLGPTLAYAASLVPEAADDIVAIDDAMKLGYNWKWGPFELIDKIGAAKLAALLTEKGIAVPPLLATAGERGFYRIEGTRKQYLGLDGAYHDVVVPEGVIRFEDLKRGREPVLKSASAALWDIGDGVAALEFTGKMNALDGEVMKLIGKAIPLIQKSYKALVIYNDGSHFSAGANLGLALFALNIAAWSEVEKLVAGGQQAYKALKYAPFPVVAAPFGMALGGGCEILLHADAIQAHAETYTGLVECGVGLIPGWGGCGEMIDRWAHNPAMPKGPMPAAAKVFEIVSTATVSRSAAQAKEYGFLRPGDGITMNRDRLLADAKAKALSLVDGYQPPKPPEFRLPGESGRTGMGMAAASFHKRGLATDYDLVVSDALAGVLTGGPADLVDVVSEQDLLKLERQAFMLRVRDPRTIARIETMLETGKPLRN from the coding sequence ATGAGCGAGGTCGCCCCTATCAAGAAAGTCTGCGTGATCGGCGCGGGCGTCATGGGTGCGGGCATTGCGGCGCAGGTCGCCAATGCCGGCGTGCCGGTGCTGCTCTTGGATATCGTGCGCGATCCCAATGATCGCGATGCGGTCGCCAAGGGCGCGGTCGCCAAGATGCTGAAGACCGATCCCGCGCCCTTCATGTCCAATGCGGCGGCCAAGCTGGTCGAGACCGGCAATATCGAGGATCATCTGGGCCGGATCACCGAGTGCGACTGGGTGGTCGAGGCGATCATCGAGCGGCTGGATCTGAAGCAGGATCTCTATGCCAGGATCGAGGCGGTGCGCCGCCCCGGCACGGCGGTGTCCTCCAACACCTCGACCATCCCGCTCGACAAGTTGACCGAAGGCCGCTCGGCCGAGTTCACGCGCGATTTCCTCATCACGCATTTCTTCAATCCGCCGCGCTACATGCGCCTGATCGAGATCGTGACCGGGCCGAAGAGCGATCCCGCTCTGGTCGGCAAGGTCGAGGCGTTCGTCGATCGCGCGATGGGCAAGACGATCGTGCGCGCCAAGGACACGCCCGGTTTCATCGCCAATCGCATCGGCACCTTCTGGATCCAGTCGGGCCTGAACGCGGCGTTCGACCTGGGCGTGACCGTGGAAGAGGCCGACGCGATCGCGGGCAAGCCGATGGGCGTGCCCAAGACGGGCATCTTCGGCCTCGTCGATCTGGTCGGCATCGATCTGATGCCGAACCTGCAGAAGAGCCTGACCTCCACGCTCGCCAAGGACGATCCCTATCAGGCGATCGCCAAGACCAGCCCGCTGATCGAGACAATGATCGCGGACGGCTATACCGGGCGCAAGGGCAAGGGCGGCTTCTATCGCCTGAACCGCGACGGCGGCGGCAAGCGCAAGGAAACGATCGACCTCGCCACCGGCGCCTATCGCGAGACGGCCAAGGCCTCCGCTCCCCGCGCCGATCTCGGCACGCTCGTCGCCACCAACGCTTATGCCTGGGCGGTGCTGGGGCCGACGCTGGCCTATGCCGCCAGCCTCGTGCCCGAGGCGGCCGACGACATCGTCGCGATCGATGATGCGATGAAGCTCGGCTACAATTGGAAATGGGGTCCGTTCGAGCTGATCGACAAGATCGGCGCGGCGAAGCTGGCCGCGTTGCTGACCGAGAAGGGCATTGCGGTGCCGCCGCTGCTGGCGACGGCGGGCGAGCGCGGTTTCTACCGGATCGAGGGCACGCGGAAGCAGTATCTCGGCCTCGACGGTGCCTATCATGACGTGGTCGTGCCCGAGGGCGTGATCCGCTTCGAGGATCTGAAGCGCGGGCGCGAGCCCGTGCTGAAAAGCGCCTCCGCCGCCCTCTGGGATATTGGCGACGGCGTCGCCGCGCTGGAATTCACCGGCAAGATGAACGCGCTCGACGGCGAGGTGATGAAGCTGATCGGCAAGGCGATCCCGCTCATCCAGAAAAGCTACAAGGCGCTGGTCATCTATAATGACGGTTCGCATTTCTCGGCCGGCGCCAATCTCGGCCTCGCGCTCTTCGCGCTGAACATCGCCGCGTGGAGCGAGGTGGAGAAGCTCGTCGCGGGCGGGCAGCAGGCCTACAAGGCGCTCAAATATGCGCCCTTCCCGGTGGTCGCGGCGCCGTTCGGCATGGCGCTGGGCGGCGGCTGCGAAATCCTGCTCCACGCCGATGCGATTCAGGCGCATGCCGAGACCTATACCGGCCTCGTCGAATGCGGCGTCGGGCTCATCCCCGGCTGGGGCGGCTGCGGCGAGATGATCGATCGCTGGGCGCACAATCCGGCGATGCCGAAGGGCCCGATGCCGGCGGCCGCCAAGGTGTTCGAGATCGTTTCGACCGCCACCGTCTCGCGTTCGGCCGCGCAGGCGAAGGAATATGGTTTCCTGCGCCCCGGCGACGGCATCACGATGAACCGCGATCGCCTGCTGGCCGATGCGAAGGCGAAGGCGCTCTCGCTGGTCGACGGCTATCAGCCGCCCAAGCCGCCCGAATTCCGCCTGCCGGGCGAAAGCGGCCGCACCGGCATGGGCATGGCGGCGGCGAGCTTCCACAAGCGCGGCCTCGCCACCGATTATGATCTCGTCGTCTCGGATGCGCTGGCCGGCGTGCTGACCGGCGGGCCCGCCGATCTGGTCGACGTGGTGAGCGAGCAGGACCTGCTGAAGCTGGAGCGCCAGGCCTTCATGCTCCGCGTCCGCGACCCGCGCACGATCGCGCGGATCGAGACGATGCTGGAAACGGGCAAGCCGCTGCGGAACTGA
- a CDS encoding acyl-CoA dehydrogenase C-terminal domain-containing protein translates to MQVYQAPLRDMRFALRELHGDDGFGDVAALTEFDDETVDAVLEEAARLNSEILLPLNRSGDEEGCRIENGVVRTPEGFKAAYDQFREGGWCALASDPQWGGQGLPEQVNKLIEEMICAANVSFSLYPGLTHGATTALEGHGSEDLKQAYMPKLVSGEWSGTMCLTEAHCGTDLGLLRTKAVPEPDGSYRISGSKIFISAGEHDLTDNIIHLVLARLPDAPKGVKGISLFLVPKYVPNADGSLGNLNGVTCANIEHKMGMKASATCQLNFDGSVGWLVGTPHKGMEAMFTMMNTERVSVGIQGLGVGEAAYQSAVYYAKDRVQGRSLSGVKAPDKPADPIIVHPDVRRMLMTMRAYLEGCRAVGVWVSRALDAEKHSTDPEAKKRAGDFVALMTPVVKALFTDLGYDAANLAVQVYGGHGYIRESGVEQYVRDARIAMIYEGTNGIQALDLVGRKLPAGMGRNLRAFFHPVSQFIEDHGAETGALAPMIPALAQAFGALQLATGHIAQKGLADPEEAGAAATDYLRLLGLVAMAYCFAKAVRVAEARLAEGTGEAAFYKAKIATAAFFFDRILPDASARFLAIKAGKKSMMALDEAAF, encoded by the coding sequence ATGCAAGTATATCAGGCCCCGCTCCGCGACATGCGCTTCGCGCTGCGCGAACTGCATGGCGATGACGGCTTCGGCGATGTCGCCGCGCTGACCGAATTCGATGACGAGACGGTGGATGCCGTGCTGGAGGAGGCCGCGCGCCTCAACAGCGAGATCCTCCTGCCGCTCAACCGCAGCGGTGACGAGGAAGGCTGCCGGATCGAGAATGGCGTCGTCCGCACGCCCGAAGGCTTCAAGGCGGCCTACGATCAGTTCCGCGAAGGTGGCTGGTGCGCGCTCGCGTCCGATCCGCAATGGGGCGGGCAGGGCCTGCCGGAGCAGGTCAACAAACTGATCGAGGAGATGATCTGCGCGGCGAACGTCTCGTTCAGCCTCTATCCCGGCCTCACCCACGGCGCCACGACGGCGCTGGAAGGCCATGGCTCGGAAGACCTGAAGCAGGCCTATATGCCCAAGCTCGTCTCGGGCGAATGGTCGGGCACGATGTGCCTGACGGAGGCGCATTGCGGCACCGATCTCGGCCTGCTCCGCACCAAGGCGGTGCCGGAACCGGACGGCAGTTACCGGATCAGCGGCTCGAAGATCTTCATCTCGGCCGGCGAGCATGATCTGACCGACAACATCATCCACCTCGTCCTCGCGCGCCTGCCCGATGCGCCGAAGGGGGTGAAGGGGATCAGCCTGTTCCTCGTGCCCAAATATGTGCCCAATGCGGATGGCTCGCTCGGCAATCTGAACGGCGTCACCTGCGCGAATATCGAGCACAAGATGGGCATGAAGGCCTCGGCCACCTGCCAGCTCAATTTCGACGGTTCGGTCGGCTGGCTCGTCGGCACGCCCCACAAGGGCATGGAGGCCATGTTCACGATGATGAACACCGAGCGCGTTTCGGTCGGCATCCAGGGGCTCGGCGTGGGCGAGGCGGCCTATCAGTCGGCCGTCTATTACGCGAAGGATCGCGTGCAGGGCCGCTCGCTCTCGGGCGTGAAGGCGCCGGACAAGCCCGCCGATCCGATCATCGTCCACCCGGACGTGCGCCGCATGCTGATGACGATGCGCGCCTATCTGGAGGGCTGCCGCGCCGTGGGCGTGTGGGTCAGCCGCGCGCTGGATGCGGAGAAGCACAGCACGGATCCGGAGGCGAAGAAGCGCGCGGGCGATTTCGTCGCGTTGATGACGCCGGTGGTGAAGGCACTGTTCACGGACCTCGGCTATGACGCCGCCAATCTCGCGGTGCAGGTCTATGGCGGCCACGGCTACATTCGCGAGAGCGGCGTCGAGCAATATGTCCGCGATGCGCGGATCGCGATGATCTACGAGGGCACGAACGGCATCCAGGCGCTGGATCTGGTCGGCCGCAAGCTGCCGGCCGGGATGGGGCGCAATCTGCGCGCCTTCTTCCACCCCGTCTCGCAGTTCATCGAGGATCATGGCGCAGAGACGGGCGCGCTCGCGCCGATGATCCCGGCGCTGGCGCAGGCCTTCGGCGCGCTTCAGCTGGCGACCGGCCATATCGCGCAGAAGGGGCTGGCCGATCCGGAGGAAGCGGGCGCCGCCGCGACCGACTATCTCCGCCTGCTCGGCCTCGTCGCCATGGCCTATTGCTTCGCCAAGGCGGTGAGGGTGGCGGAGGCGCGGCTGGCCGAGGGCACCGGCGAGGCGGCCTTCTACAAGGCGAAGATCGCGACGGCGGCCTTCTTCTTCGATCGCATCCTGCCCGACGCCAGCGCGCGCTTCCTCGCGATCAAGGCCGGCAAGAAGAGCATGATGGCGCTCGACGAAGCGGCGTTCTGA
- the gorA gene encoding glutathione-disulfide reductase produces the protein MADYDFDLFVIGAGSGGVRASRVAAAHGARVAVAEEYRVGGTCVIRGCVPKKLLVYGAHFAEDLADARRFGWKVPTCDFDWTTLRDNVLAEVKRIEGAYGTTLASNNVETILGRAIVTGPNSVRVGETDYTAAKILIATGATPDVPAIPGAELGITSNEVFDLPSLPKRILIAGAGYIANEFAGIFQQFGAHVTLVNRTDVILRQYERQIVERLLAISMAKGIEFKFNTTMEKIERLESGALKVVFAGGAEPVETDMVLFATGRRPNTKGLGLEAAGIQLDDHGAIPVDADSKTVADSVYAVGDVTNRVQLTPVAIREGHAFADSVFGNKPWRVDYGCIPSAVFSHPPLAGVGLTEEQARLSLGSCKTYTADFRAMKNVLAGRNERALYKMVVHPETDVVLGIHMIGPDSPEILQAAAVAVKAKLTKQQFDETVALHPSMAEELVLMR, from the coding sequence ATGGCTGATTATGACTTCGACCTGTTCGTCATCGGGGCGGGATCGGGGGGCGTGCGGGCATCGCGCGTGGCGGCGGCGCATGGCGCGCGGGTCGCGGTGGCGGAGGAATATCGGGTCGGCGGCACCTGCGTGATCCGCGGCTGCGTGCCCAAGAAATTGCTCGTCTACGGTGCCCACTTCGCCGAGGATCTGGCGGACGCCCGCCGCTTCGGCTGGAAGGTGCCGACCTGCGATTTCGACTGGACGACGCTGCGCGACAATGTGCTGGCCGAGGTGAAGCGCATCGAGGGCGCCTATGGCACCACGCTGGCGAGCAACAATGTCGAGACGATCCTCGGCCGCGCGATCGTCACCGGGCCGAACAGCGTGCGCGTGGGCGAGACGGATTATACCGCCGCCAAGATCCTGATCGCCACCGGCGCCACGCCGGACGTGCCCGCCATTCCCGGCGCGGAACTGGGCATCACCTCGAACGAGGTGTTCGATCTGCCGAGCCTGCCCAAGCGCATCCTGATCGCGGGCGCGGGCTATATCGCCAACGAATTCGCCGGCATCTTCCAGCAATTCGGCGCCCATGTGACGCTGGTGAACCGCACCGACGTGATCCTGCGCCAGTATGAGCGCCAGATCGTCGAGCGCCTGCTGGCGATCAGCATGGCCAAGGGCATCGAATTCAAGTTCAACACCACCATGGAGAAGATCGAGCGGCTGGAAAGCGGCGCGCTGAAGGTGGTCTTCGCGGGCGGCGCCGAGCCGGTCGAGACGGACATGGTGCTGTTCGCCACCGGCCGCCGCCCCAACACGAAGGGGCTGGGGCTGGAGGCGGCGGGCATCCAGCTCGACGATCATGGCGCGATCCCGGTGGATGCCGACAGCAAGACCGTGGCCGACAGCGTCTATGCCGTGGGCGACGTCACCAATCGCGTGCAGCTCACCCCCGTCGCGATCCGCGAGGGCCATGCGTTTGCGGACAGCGTGTTCGGCAACAAGCCGTGGCGCGTCGATTATGGCTGCATCCCCAGCGCCGTCTTCAGCCATCCTCCGCTGGCGGGCGTGGGCCTCACCGAGGAGCAGGCGCGCCTGTCGCTCGGCAGCTGCAAGACCTACACCGCCGATTTCCGCGCGATGAAGAATGTGCTGGCCGGCCGCAACGAGCGCGCGCTCTACAAGATGGTCGTCCATCCGGAGACGGACGTGGTGCTGGGCATCCACATGATCGGCCCGGATTCGCCCGAAATCCTGCAGGCCGCCGCCGTGGCGGTGAAGGCGAAGCTCACCAAGCAGCAGTTCGACGAAACCGTCGCGCTTCATCCCAGCATGGCAGAAGAACTGGTTCTCATGCGTTAG